A genome region from Apus apus isolate bApuApu2 chromosome 2, bApuApu2.pri.cur, whole genome shotgun sequence includes the following:
- the PEX1 gene encoding peroxisomal ATPase PEX1 isoform X1: MWGSGSPGGGGAGGAAVTLLLSGTRDCFLHLPAALASQLRLQQGQAVKVFCGHQPVFLSWMEIRHRGHQGENIAEINRQLAEKLGITDGEQVFLEPCSHVSSCQQVEVEPLSADDWEILELHASSLEKHLLDQIRIVFPKAIFPVWVEQHTHVYIKIGTLMPPAPYGRLEPCTELLICPKTREPEENITSMPSMEHDILLKSFVKSSMEKEETIKDPFAKQPYLKPGVLEQCKPDVNTTFGSNVLSDIWNFIGSVFSHTSEQKQKTVWDKDELSTFKDKLLNLIHMDSVFRVCQSQPPSVHNASTTRAFLKYNAVHVFPWNLEFIDLDPNPVVSYGKINELLSPRQRHQEAQQNLPIEKQKHLTSTQDKNKSHSDSSQASSEGSVVQIVWNGFEDLKSVIEYGHSGEALHVGRVWIPDGLRKKLRIEIHSTVRIKSVESVPKIPLSLRLQPKYNLHGDIHEDDVKSAFSSWLQDSATDDLPWMMTSTECIHLSVKEGMEEFVLNVVHPTEENKSENTFILSSSFLQKTNIQVLLQPLTREADSDSQPPTCDTERNLPYQKLSDLGGVDKLGKSCFEHVSHSLLGRPLSQKLAAVAVGLRSGGVLLTGGKGSGKSTLAKAICKEAFDRLDAHVEVIDCKALRGKRLVNVRKHVEEAFLEAAWRQPSILLMDDLDHIVGVPLTPEHENSPETILSNRLAYVLKDLIKEVVSMGSLIALIATSQSEHSLHPSLVSAQGTHIFQCFKCIQSPDQKQRYEMLCSIIKKKLNSDIMKFSDLDLHCIAKETEGFVARDCTMLVDRATHSCVSNQNAFQNGAELNLSTMDFQKALKDFTPVALRNANLHKPKDIGWDRIGGLKDVKQILKDTIMLPAKYPELFANLPIRQRSGVLLYGAPGTGKTLLAGAVARESGMNFISVKGPELLSKYIGASEQAVRDMFNRAQAAKPCIIFFDEFDSIAPRRGHDNTGVTDRVVNQLLTQLDGVEGLQGVYVLAATSRPDLIDPALLRPGRLDKCLYCPPPDQNSRYEILKALSHSLSLANDVDFQGLAAKTEWFTGADLKALLYNAQLEAIHTSSGSGFTQDFGSSSDSDFSLSSMVFLNHSSGSDDSAIDGDTGLEQSLISLDMSDLLPEDPRSNMYRLYFGSSYESELGNGTPSELSSLCLSGPNSITHDFTSVTQRETAPPQPSILRTASQEDSLENNQEQQPEHLRTDINATKASHRSKNGEDNTLNQSVLAKNTLIITQSHLMTALEGIRPSISQDDWKNFTELYDNFQNPKKRRGQVGSTFRPGQKITLA; this comes from the exons ATGTGGGGCAGCGGCAGCCCCGGCggagggggagctgggggcGCCGCCGTGACGCTGCTCCTGAGCGGGACCCGGGACTGCTTCCTGCACCTGCCTGCCGCGCTGGCCTCGCAGCTCCGCCTGCAGCAG GGCCAAGCTGTGAAAGTATTCTGTGGTCATCAGCCTGTGTTCCTGAGCTGGATGGAAATCAGGCATCGAGGTCACCAGGGTGAAAATATTGCAGAGATTAACAGACAATTAGCAGAGAAACTTGGCATTACAGATGGAGAACAG GTATTTCTTGAACCCTGTTCTCATGTCTCCTCCTGTCAGCAAGTAGAAGTGGAACCACTCTCAGCAGATGATTGGGAAATTCTG GAACTGCACGCTTCTTCCCTTGAAAAACATCTTCTTGACCAAATTCGAATAGTGTTTCCAAAAGCCATCTTTCCTGTGTGGGTTGAACAGCACACTCATGTTTACATCAAAATTG GTACACTGATGCCACCAGCCCCCTATGGGAGACTAGAACCATGCACAGAGCTTCTGATATGTCCCAAAACACGTGAACCTGAGGAAAACATCACCAGCATGCCCTCCATGGAACATGACATCTTGCTCAAAAGCTTCGTGAAAAGCAgcatggagaaggaagaaacaatAAAGGATCCTTTTGCCAAACAACCTTACTTAAAGCCAGGAGTTCTTGAACAGTGTAAGCCTGATGTGAACACGACATTTGGCTCAAACGTTCTTTCAGATATATGGAATTTCATAGGGAGCGTTTTCTCTCATACATCTGAGCAGAAACAAAAGACTGTGTGGGATAAAGATGAATTGAGCACCTTTAAAGACAAGCTGCTGAACTTAATTCACATGGATTCTGTTTTTAGAGTATGTCAGTCCCAGCCTCCCAGCGTGCATAATGCATCCACCACTCgtgcttttctgaaatacaatgCCGTTCATGTTTTTCCATGGAATTTGGAATTCATTGATTTGGATCCAAATCCTGTAGTATCTTATGGGAAAATTAATGAGCTGCTTTCTCCAAGACAGCGCCATCAAGAAGCACAGCAAAATCTACCaattgaaaagcaaaagcatttgaCCAGTActcaagacaaaaataaatctcattcTGATAGCAGTCAAGCATCCAGTGAAGGATCTGTGGTTCAAATCGTTTGGAATGGATTTGAAGACCTAAAGAGTGTCATAGAATATGGCCACAGTGGGGAAGCCCTACATGTTGGAAGAGTCTGG attcCGGATGGTCTGAGAAAAAAACTACGCATCGAAATACATTCGACAGTCCGAATTAAGTCAGTTGAGTCTGTACCTAAAATTCCTTTATCTCTCAGACTGCAACCCAAATACAACTTA CATGGAGATATACATGAAGATGATGTTAAATCTGCTTTCAGTTCTTGGCTGCAGGATTCTGCTACTGACGATCTCCCATGGATGATGACAAGCACAGAGTGCATACATCTGTCTGTTAAAGAAG GAATGGAGGAGTTTGTCCTTAATGTAGTACATcctactgaagaaaataagtcTGAGAATACTTTTATACTGAGTTCCAGTTTCCTGCAAAAGACTAATATACAA GTTCTTTTACAGCCTCTAACTAGAGAAGCTGATAGTGACAGCCAGCCACCTACGTGTGACACAGAAAGGAACCTTCCTTACCAGAAACTAAGTGATTTAGG AGGAGTGGACAAATTAGGAAAATCTTGCTTTGAACATGTAAGCCACAGTCTTCTGGGGCGCCCTCTGTCTCAAAAGctggctgctgttgctgtgggACTGCGAAGTGGAGGGGTGCTTCTCACAGGGGGAAAG ggaAGTGGAAAGTCAACATTAGCAAAGGCCATCTGCAAGGAAGCGTTCGATAGACTGGATGCTCATGTCGAAGTAATTGATTGTAAAGCTTTAAGAG GAAAAAGATTAGTAAATGTAAGGAAACATGTGGAAGAAGCTTTTTTAGAGGCAGCATGGAGACAACCATCCATTCTTTTGATGGATGATCTTGATCACATTGTTGGAGTACCTTTGACACCAGAGCATGAGAACAGCCCTGAAACCATTCTAAGCAATAGACTTGCTTATG TTTTGAAAGATCTGATAAAAGAAGTTGTTTCCATGGGGAGTTTGATTGCATTGATTGCCACAAGTCAGTCTGAACATTCCCTACATCCTTCCCTGGTTTCAGCTCAAGGAACTCACatctttcagtgtttcaaatGTATCCAATCTCCAGATCAG aagcaaagatATGAAATGCTGTGTTccataataaaaaagaaactgaattctGATATAATGAAGTTCTCTGATCTTGACCTCCACTGTAttgcaaaggaaacagaaggttTTGTTGCTAGAGATTGTACTATGCTGGTTGATCGTGCCACTCATTCTTGTGTTTCCAACCAGAATGCATTTCAGAATGGTG cagaattGAATCTGTCAACTATGGATTTTCAGAAAGCTCTGAAAGATTTTACTCCAGTAGCTCTGAGAAATGCTAACCTTCATAAACCTAAGGACATTGGGTGGGACAGGATTGGTGGCCTAAAAGATGTGAAGCAAATACTCAAGGATACCATCATGTTACCTGCAAAG TATCCAGAATTATTTGCAAACCTGCCCATACGACAGAGATCAGGAGTCTTGCTGTATGGAGCACCTGGAACAGGAAAAACACTGTTAGCAGGAGCAGTTGCTCGAGAGAGTGGAATGAATTTCATCAGTGTTAAG ggaCCAGAACTGCTCAGCAAATATATTGGAGCAAGCGAGCAAGCAGTTCGAGATATGTTTAACAG agCTCAAGCAGCTAAGccttgcataattttttttgatGAGTTTGATTCTATTGCTCCTCGCCGAGGTCATGATAACACGGGAGTTACAGACCGAGTGGTTAACCAGCTGTTGACTCAATTGGATGGTGTGGAAGGCTTACAAG GGGTTTATGTGCTAGCTGCTACTAGTCGCCCAGATTTGATCGACCCTGCTTTGTTGAGGCCAGGTCGACTGGATAAATGCCTGTACTGTCCCCCTCCTGATCag AATTCACGCTATGAAATCTTAAAAGCTCTCAGTCATTCTCTGTCCTTGGCAAATGATGTGGACTTTCAGGGTCTGGCAGCAAAAACAGAGTGGTTCACAGGGGCTGACCTAAAAGCTTTATTGTACAATGCCCAATTGGAGGCCATCCATACTAGTTCAGGTTCAGGTTTTACACAG GATTTTGGTTCTAGTTCTGATAGTGACTTCAGTCTCTCTTCCATGGTTTTTCTAAACCACAGCAGTGGCTCAGATGATTCGGCCATAGATGGAGACACAGGGCTAGAGCAATCTCTTATCTCTTTAGACATGTCTGACTTGCTTCCTGAAGATCCAAGGTCCAACATGTATCGTCTTTATTTTGGAAGCTCTTATGAATCAGAGCTGGGAAATGGAACTCCTTCAGAACTG AGCTCTTTGTGTTTGTCTGGACCAAACTCCATAACTCATGACTTTACCAGCGTGACTCAGAGAGAGACAGCACCACCACAACCTTCAATACTTAGAACAGCTTCTCAAGAAGATTCCCTGGAAAATAACCAGGAGCAGCAACCAGAGCACCTGAGGACAGACATAAATGCTACCAAAGCAAGTCACAGAAGCAAGAATGGA GAGGACAACACCCTTAATCAGTCAGTGCTCGCCAAGAACACTCTAATTATTACCCAGTCCCATCTGATGACAGCACTTGAGGGTATAAGACCATCCATTAGCCAAGATGACTGGAAGAATTTTACTGAACT GTATGATAATTTTCAGAATCCCAAGAAGAGGAGAGGACAAGTTGGCTCAACATTCAGACCAGGACAAAAAATTACTCTAGCTTAG
- the PEX1 gene encoding peroxisomal ATPase PEX1 isoform X4: MGQAVKVFCGHQPVFLSWMEIRHRGHQGENIAEINRQLAEKLGITDGEQVFLEPCSHVSSCQQVEVEPLSADDWEILELHASSLEKHLLDQIRIVFPKAIFPVWVEQHTHVYIKIGTLMPPAPYGRLEPCTELLICPKTREPEENITSMPSMEHDILLKSFVKSSMEKEETIKDPFAKQPYLKPGVLEQCKPDVNTTFGSNVLSDIWNFIGSVFSHTSEQKQKTVWDKDELSTFKDKLLNLIHMDSVFRVCQSQPPSVHNASTTRAFLKYNAVHVFPWNLEFIDLDPNPVVSYGKINELLSPRQRHQEAQQNLPIEKQKHLTSTQDKNKSHSDSSQASSEGSVVQIVWNGFEDLKSVIEYGHSGEALHVGRVWIPDGLRKKLRIEIHSTVRIKSVESVPKIPLSLRLQPKYNLHGDIHEDDVKSAFSSWLQDSATDDLPWMMTSTECIHLSVKEGMEEFVLNVVHPTEENKSENTFILSSSFLQKTNIQVLLQPLTREADSDSQPPTCDTERNLPYQKLSDLGGVDKLGKSCFEHVSHSLLGRPLSQKLAAVAVGLRSGGVLLTGGKGSGKSTLAKAICKEAFDRLDAHVEVIDCKALRGKRLVNVRKHVEEAFLEAAWRQPSILLMDDLDHIVGVPLTPEHENSPETILSNRLAYVLKDLIKEVVSMGSLIALIATSQSEHSLHPSLVSAQGTHIFQCFKCIQSPDQKQRYEMLCSIIKKKLNSDIMKFSDLDLHCIAKETEGFVARDCTMLVDRATHSCVSNQNAFQNGAELNLSTMDFQKALKDFTPVALRNANLHKPKDIGWDRIGGLKDVKQILKDTIMLPAKYPELFANLPIRQRSGVLLYGAPGTGKTLLAGAVARESGMNFISVKGPELLSKYIGASEQAVRDMFNRAQAAKPCIIFFDEFDSIAPRRGHDNTGVTDRVVNQLLTQLDGVEGLQGVYVLAATSRPDLIDPALLRPGRLDKCLYCPPPDQNSRYEILKALSHSLSLANDVDFQGLAAKTEWFTGADLKALLYNAQLEAIHTSSGSGFTQDFGSSSDSDFSLSSMVFLNHSSGSDDSAIDGDTGLEQSLISLDMSDLLPEDPRSNMYRLYFGSSYESELGNGTPSELSSLCLSGPNSITHDFTSVTQRETAPPQPSILRTASQEDSLENNQEQQPEHLRTDINATKASHRSKNGEDNTLNQSVLAKNTLIITQSHLMTALEGIRPSISQDDWKNFTELYDNFQNPKKRRGQVGSTFRPGQKITLA, encoded by the exons ATG GGCCAAGCTGTGAAAGTATTCTGTGGTCATCAGCCTGTGTTCCTGAGCTGGATGGAAATCAGGCATCGAGGTCACCAGGGTGAAAATATTGCAGAGATTAACAGACAATTAGCAGAGAAACTTGGCATTACAGATGGAGAACAG GTATTTCTTGAACCCTGTTCTCATGTCTCCTCCTGTCAGCAAGTAGAAGTGGAACCACTCTCAGCAGATGATTGGGAAATTCTG GAACTGCACGCTTCTTCCCTTGAAAAACATCTTCTTGACCAAATTCGAATAGTGTTTCCAAAAGCCATCTTTCCTGTGTGGGTTGAACAGCACACTCATGTTTACATCAAAATTG GTACACTGATGCCACCAGCCCCCTATGGGAGACTAGAACCATGCACAGAGCTTCTGATATGTCCCAAAACACGTGAACCTGAGGAAAACATCACCAGCATGCCCTCCATGGAACATGACATCTTGCTCAAAAGCTTCGTGAAAAGCAgcatggagaaggaagaaacaatAAAGGATCCTTTTGCCAAACAACCTTACTTAAAGCCAGGAGTTCTTGAACAGTGTAAGCCTGATGTGAACACGACATTTGGCTCAAACGTTCTTTCAGATATATGGAATTTCATAGGGAGCGTTTTCTCTCATACATCTGAGCAGAAACAAAAGACTGTGTGGGATAAAGATGAATTGAGCACCTTTAAAGACAAGCTGCTGAACTTAATTCACATGGATTCTGTTTTTAGAGTATGTCAGTCCCAGCCTCCCAGCGTGCATAATGCATCCACCACTCgtgcttttctgaaatacaatgCCGTTCATGTTTTTCCATGGAATTTGGAATTCATTGATTTGGATCCAAATCCTGTAGTATCTTATGGGAAAATTAATGAGCTGCTTTCTCCAAGACAGCGCCATCAAGAAGCACAGCAAAATCTACCaattgaaaagcaaaagcatttgaCCAGTActcaagacaaaaataaatctcattcTGATAGCAGTCAAGCATCCAGTGAAGGATCTGTGGTTCAAATCGTTTGGAATGGATTTGAAGACCTAAAGAGTGTCATAGAATATGGCCACAGTGGGGAAGCCCTACATGTTGGAAGAGTCTGG attcCGGATGGTCTGAGAAAAAAACTACGCATCGAAATACATTCGACAGTCCGAATTAAGTCAGTTGAGTCTGTACCTAAAATTCCTTTATCTCTCAGACTGCAACCCAAATACAACTTA CATGGAGATATACATGAAGATGATGTTAAATCTGCTTTCAGTTCTTGGCTGCAGGATTCTGCTACTGACGATCTCCCATGGATGATGACAAGCACAGAGTGCATACATCTGTCTGTTAAAGAAG GAATGGAGGAGTTTGTCCTTAATGTAGTACATcctactgaagaaaataagtcTGAGAATACTTTTATACTGAGTTCCAGTTTCCTGCAAAAGACTAATATACAA GTTCTTTTACAGCCTCTAACTAGAGAAGCTGATAGTGACAGCCAGCCACCTACGTGTGACACAGAAAGGAACCTTCCTTACCAGAAACTAAGTGATTTAGG AGGAGTGGACAAATTAGGAAAATCTTGCTTTGAACATGTAAGCCACAGTCTTCTGGGGCGCCCTCTGTCTCAAAAGctggctgctgttgctgtgggACTGCGAAGTGGAGGGGTGCTTCTCACAGGGGGAAAG ggaAGTGGAAAGTCAACATTAGCAAAGGCCATCTGCAAGGAAGCGTTCGATAGACTGGATGCTCATGTCGAAGTAATTGATTGTAAAGCTTTAAGAG GAAAAAGATTAGTAAATGTAAGGAAACATGTGGAAGAAGCTTTTTTAGAGGCAGCATGGAGACAACCATCCATTCTTTTGATGGATGATCTTGATCACATTGTTGGAGTACCTTTGACACCAGAGCATGAGAACAGCCCTGAAACCATTCTAAGCAATAGACTTGCTTATG TTTTGAAAGATCTGATAAAAGAAGTTGTTTCCATGGGGAGTTTGATTGCATTGATTGCCACAAGTCAGTCTGAACATTCCCTACATCCTTCCCTGGTTTCAGCTCAAGGAACTCACatctttcagtgtttcaaatGTATCCAATCTCCAGATCAG aagcaaagatATGAAATGCTGTGTTccataataaaaaagaaactgaattctGATATAATGAAGTTCTCTGATCTTGACCTCCACTGTAttgcaaaggaaacagaaggttTTGTTGCTAGAGATTGTACTATGCTGGTTGATCGTGCCACTCATTCTTGTGTTTCCAACCAGAATGCATTTCAGAATGGTG cagaattGAATCTGTCAACTATGGATTTTCAGAAAGCTCTGAAAGATTTTACTCCAGTAGCTCTGAGAAATGCTAACCTTCATAAACCTAAGGACATTGGGTGGGACAGGATTGGTGGCCTAAAAGATGTGAAGCAAATACTCAAGGATACCATCATGTTACCTGCAAAG TATCCAGAATTATTTGCAAACCTGCCCATACGACAGAGATCAGGAGTCTTGCTGTATGGAGCACCTGGAACAGGAAAAACACTGTTAGCAGGAGCAGTTGCTCGAGAGAGTGGAATGAATTTCATCAGTGTTAAG ggaCCAGAACTGCTCAGCAAATATATTGGAGCAAGCGAGCAAGCAGTTCGAGATATGTTTAACAG agCTCAAGCAGCTAAGccttgcataattttttttgatGAGTTTGATTCTATTGCTCCTCGCCGAGGTCATGATAACACGGGAGTTACAGACCGAGTGGTTAACCAGCTGTTGACTCAATTGGATGGTGTGGAAGGCTTACAAG GGGTTTATGTGCTAGCTGCTACTAGTCGCCCAGATTTGATCGACCCTGCTTTGTTGAGGCCAGGTCGACTGGATAAATGCCTGTACTGTCCCCCTCCTGATCag AATTCACGCTATGAAATCTTAAAAGCTCTCAGTCATTCTCTGTCCTTGGCAAATGATGTGGACTTTCAGGGTCTGGCAGCAAAAACAGAGTGGTTCACAGGGGCTGACCTAAAAGCTTTATTGTACAATGCCCAATTGGAGGCCATCCATACTAGTTCAGGTTCAGGTTTTACACAG GATTTTGGTTCTAGTTCTGATAGTGACTTCAGTCTCTCTTCCATGGTTTTTCTAAACCACAGCAGTGGCTCAGATGATTCGGCCATAGATGGAGACACAGGGCTAGAGCAATCTCTTATCTCTTTAGACATGTCTGACTTGCTTCCTGAAGATCCAAGGTCCAACATGTATCGTCTTTATTTTGGAAGCTCTTATGAATCAGAGCTGGGAAATGGAACTCCTTCAGAACTG AGCTCTTTGTGTTTGTCTGGACCAAACTCCATAACTCATGACTTTACCAGCGTGACTCAGAGAGAGACAGCACCACCACAACCTTCAATACTTAGAACAGCTTCTCAAGAAGATTCCCTGGAAAATAACCAGGAGCAGCAACCAGAGCACCTGAGGACAGACATAAATGCTACCAAAGCAAGTCACAGAAGCAAGAATGGA GAGGACAACACCCTTAATCAGTCAGTGCTCGCCAAGAACACTCTAATTATTACCCAGTCCCATCTGATGACAGCACTTGAGGGTATAAGACCATCCATTAGCCAAGATGACTGGAAGAATTTTACTGAACT GTATGATAATTTTCAGAATCCCAAGAAGAGGAGAGGACAAGTTGGCTCAACATTCAGACCAGGACAAAAAATTACTCTAGCTTAG